TGGAATATTGAGCCATACAAAGTGTTCTCCCATTTTTTGGAATTCGTTGAGCAAACCAAATGGTACCACCATAATAAACAGAACGATAAAAAATTTGTTGATGGATGCAAACTGCCGGGGATAAGGGAAGTTTTTTATTCGCTCACAACGTCCCTGGTGTTCAAATAATAATACCAGTTGATTTTCCAGTTCAATATAGTTGAGCGGCTCAACAGATCCCGCTGCTTTTACTTCTTTTAACTGTCTCGATTGCAGAGCAATTAATTGGGTTGCACGGTTCTTTTTTTCAAGAATATATTTCAACTCATTTTCAGGGAGCAATGGTTTCAATTCATCTTCTAGTTTTCCATGACGCTCGGGGATGCTGTAAAAACGCTGGTATTCCTGGTTATATTTTCTTTCTGTTGTTTCCCATTTGCGAGGTTCTCTTAACTGAAATCGTAAAGCAGTCAGCCAGGCTATATGGCGGTAAATGAGTTGTTGTTGAACAGTTTTATCTGTTACAAAATCCCTTGCCATCATTCCAAAAGAACGACTTGTATTTACAATTGATCCATAGATTTGTCTTGCTTCCCAAAGCCGGTTATAGGTTTGTGTGTTTTTAAACCCTGCAATAAAAGCAGCGGCCGTACCAATCATAGCAATTGGCACCCAAGGAATAACCAGCCAATGCCATT
The DNA window shown above is from Lacibacter sp. H375 and carries:
- a CDS encoding bestrophin family protein — translated: MHAGNQYTLKEFLVWTRRDIYFIFLLSAIPTVLFAILEWHWLVIPWVPIAMIGTAAAFIAGFKNTQTYNRLWEARQIYGSIVNTSRSFGMMARDFVTDKTVQQQLIYRHIAWLTALRFQLREPRKWETTERKYNQEYQRFYSIPERHGKLEDELKPLLPENELKYILEKKNRATQLIALQSRQLKEVKAAGSVEPLNYIELENQLVLLFEHQGRCERIKNFPYPRQFASINKFFIVLFIMVVPFGLLNEFQKMGEHFVWLNIPFSMIVNWVFSSLERVGEATENPFEGSANDVPITALSRTIEIDMLEMLDETDIPPALQPINNILM